Proteins found in one Streptomyces sp. CB09001 genomic segment:
- a CDS encoding endonuclease/exonuclease/phosphatase family protein, translated as MCVHTEEAAVLKWGGSRLLVCALALACVALVGPSAPGGALSGRSLPVEAVKDVVPDRVMTWNLCNPCDASNLDRAAEMAAHAPQVIGMQEACARDVDRIRDYLEAFHGLVYHVAHGSVLQNWGRCGGAPWNPGGFGQAILSAAPITDAVNVEYPDGGSEDRGYLAVTTEVGGRPVRVFNTHLAQRRQEEFRTDQVRVLAKEVARHERAIVVGDFNAVPEAGELDPMWSLATDTDPQCHPAPVGTCEPTTDWQSKFDYVFLRGVAPREHRVVRTAHSDHDMLYADVDVT; from the coding sequence ATGTGTGTCCACACCGAGGAGGCGGCGGTGCTCAAATGGGGCGGCTCGCGATTGCTCGTCTGCGCGCTGGCGCTGGCCTGCGTGGCACTGGTGGGGCCCAGCGCCCCCGGCGGTGCCCTGTCCGGCAGGTCGCTGCCCGTCGAAGCCGTCAAGGACGTCGTACCCGACCGGGTCATGACGTGGAACCTGTGCAACCCGTGCGACGCGAGCAACCTCGACCGGGCCGCGGAGATGGCCGCGCACGCGCCCCAGGTCATCGGCATGCAGGAAGCCTGCGCACGTGACGTCGACAGGATCCGGGACTACCTGGAGGCCTTCCACGGGCTGGTCTACCACGTCGCACACGGGTCGGTCCTGCAGAACTGGGGCCGCTGCGGGGGAGCGCCGTGGAATCCCGGGGGCTTCGGCCAGGCCATCCTGTCGGCGGCACCGATCACGGACGCGGTCAACGTCGAGTACCCCGACGGCGGATCCGAGGACCGCGGGTACCTCGCCGTCACCACCGAGGTCGGCGGCCGGCCCGTCCGGGTGTTCAACACGCACCTCGCCCAACGGCGTCAGGAGGAGTTCAGGACGGACCAGGTCCGCGTACTCGCCAAGGAAGTCGCCCGGCACGAACGCGCCATAGTCGTCGGCGACTTCAACGCCGTGCCGGAAGCCGGCGAACTCGACCCCATGTGGTCCCTGGCCACGGACACCGACCCGCAGTGCCACCCCGCGCCCGTCGGCACCTGCGAGCCGACCACGGACTGGCAGAGCAAGTTCGACTACGTCTTCCTGCGCGGCGTCGCCCCGCGCGAGCACCGCGTGGTCCGCACGGCGCACTCGGACCACGACATGCTCTACGCCGACGTGGACGTCACCTGA
- a CDS encoding DUF4111 domain-containing protein, with the protein MSLPPEVHRTTSAFLSAIDASAPGLVQGLYLCGSLGFGEFFPERSDVDFVSVLAERPGRAALAALAAAHETVRREQPRPFFDGFHAVREDLAGPPERCPDLPCTRMGAYEEAGRFGINPVTWHELARHGVTVRGPALTESEVYVDDAALRAFSHDNLSSYWSHVHRELAGSPAEAAQPDAVEWCVLGVSRLHHLLATGSLTSKSGAGRYALTAFDARWHPIVLEALRVRESTGTPSAYDGAPERRADDTIAFTAMAIGAGLAYGARRG; encoded by the coding sequence ATGTCGCTGCCGCCGGAAGTCCACCGGACCACGTCCGCGTTCCTGTCCGCGATCGACGCGTCCGCGCCGGGACTGGTCCAGGGGCTGTACCTGTGCGGCTCACTCGGTTTCGGCGAGTTCTTCCCCGAACGCAGTGACGTCGACTTCGTGAGCGTGCTGGCCGAGCGCCCGGGCCGGGCCGCGCTGGCGGCGCTGGCCGCGGCACACGAGACCGTGCGCCGGGAGCAGCCCCGCCCCTTCTTCGACGGTTTCCACGCGGTGCGCGAGGACCTGGCCGGACCACCGGAGCGCTGCCCCGACCTGCCCTGCACCCGGATGGGGGCCTACGAGGAGGCCGGGCGGTTCGGCATCAACCCCGTCACCTGGCACGAACTGGCCCGGCACGGCGTGACGGTCCGCGGCCCGGCGCTCACCGAGTCCGAGGTGTACGTCGACGACGCCGCGCTGCGCGCCTTCAGCCACGACAACCTGTCGAGCTACTGGTCGCACGTGCACCGGGAGTTGGCCGGGAGTCCGGCGGAGGCTGCCCAGCCGGACGCCGTGGAGTGGTGCGTGCTCGGCGTCAGCCGCCTGCATCACCTGCTCGCGACCGGTTCCCTCACCTCCAAGAGCGGCGCGGGCCGCTACGCCCTGACCGCCTTCGACGCGCGCTGGCACCCGATCGTCCTGGAGGCCCTGCGGGTGCGCGAGTCCACCGGCACGCCGTCCGCCTACGACGGGGCCCCCGAACGCCGGGCCGACGACACGATCGCGTTCACCGCCATGGCCATCGGAGCCGGTCTCGCGTACGGCGCCCGGCGGGGCTGA
- a CDS encoding ABC transporter substrate-binding protein, whose translation MTVMVTQEPLPGRDETNGHVRIGALAPLTRPGWDEAGRHLLAGMELAVREVNDAGGILGRPLELVVRDTAADPDRAAAAVEELAGLGVAALAGEYHSVVARAAAARADALGVPFLCASAVLDALTEQPTPWVARLAPAQSHGWRIYGDFLLAEGHRRMAVAADPSSVYWACGTRILRDHLAPHGGTVVELDARESTAASVCDTLVDRQATALLLLVGHPEPAVPIVRSVRRDPRLAGIMIGAPAGQPEFTGWATSLGADGAAVPFLRYLPEHLGPLGARVATALRERLAEAPSFVAFEGYDTVAVLADVLRSHGPDRAWTAESWASVPVEGTRGRIRFSRTPGIGVWQWAWAPVQVVDRDPAEPGRLRVLHTG comes from the coding sequence ATGACCGTCATGGTCACCCAAGAGCCTCTGCCGGGGCGGGACGAGACGAACGGGCACGTCCGGATCGGCGCTCTCGCGCCGCTGACCCGGCCGGGCTGGGACGAGGCGGGCCGGCACCTGCTCGCCGGAATGGAACTGGCCGTACGCGAAGTCAACGACGCCGGCGGCATCCTGGGCAGACCGCTGGAACTGGTGGTGCGGGACACCGCGGCCGATCCCGACCGGGCCGCGGCGGCCGTGGAGGAACTGGCCGGGCTCGGCGTGGCCGCGCTGGCGGGGGAGTACCACAGCGTCGTCGCTCGTGCCGCTGCCGCGAGGGCCGACGCCCTGGGCGTGCCGTTCCTGTGCGCGTCGGCCGTGCTCGACGCACTCACCGAACAGCCGACGCCGTGGGTCGCGCGCCTCGCCCCGGCGCAGTCCCACGGCTGGCGGATCTACGGGGACTTCCTCCTCGCGGAGGGCCACCGCCGCATGGCCGTGGCCGCCGACCCGAGCAGCGTCTACTGGGCGTGCGGCACCCGCATCCTGCGGGACCACCTCGCGCCGCACGGCGGCACCGTCGTCGAACTCGACGCGCGCGAGTCGACCGCCGCGTCGGTGTGCGACACGCTCGTCGACCGGCAGGCGACCGCTCTCCTCCTGCTGGTCGGTCACCCCGAGCCGGCGGTGCCGATCGTCCGGTCCGTGCGCCGCGACCCGCGCCTGGCCGGGATCATGATCGGTGCCCCGGCCGGGCAGCCGGAGTTCACCGGATGGGCGACGTCGCTGGGCGCGGACGGCGCCGCGGTTCCCTTCCTGCGCTACCTGCCCGAGCACCTGGGCCCGCTGGGCGCACGGGTCGCGACGGCGCTGCGCGAGCGGCTGGCCGAAGCGCCCTCCTTCGTCGCCTTCGAGGGCTACGACACGGTGGCGGTCCTCGCCGACGTGCTGCGTTCGCACGGCCCGGACCGGGCGTGGACCGCCGAGTCCTGGGCGAGCGTCCCGGTCGAGGGAACCCGGGGGCGGATCCGGTTCTCCCGGACGCCGGGCATCGGCGTGTGGCAATGGGCCTGGGCACCGGTCCAGGTCGTCGACCGGGATCCGGCGGAACCCGGCCGCCTGCGGGTCCTGCACACCGGCTGA
- a CDS encoding VOC family protein, with translation MIRKLQAVALDCADPVRLASFYAELLGGRVVADPDDSDWHEVHGFEGTPLAFQRVDGYRAPQWPGQDHPQQLHLDFDVDDLEGEEKRALALGATVLERTDQLRPGANWRVYADPAGHPFCLCLH, from the coding sequence GTGATTCGAAAGCTGCAGGCGGTCGCGCTGGACTGCGCAGATCCCGTACGGCTCGCGTCGTTCTACGCGGAGCTGCTCGGCGGACGGGTGGTCGCGGATCCGGACGACTCCGACTGGCACGAGGTGCACGGCTTCGAGGGGACCCCGCTGGCCTTCCAGCGGGTGGACGGCTACCGCGCGCCCCAATGGCCCGGCCAGGACCACCCCCAGCAGCTCCATCTGGACTTCGACGTCGACGACCTCGAAGGCGAGGAGAAGCGGGCACTCGCACTCGGCGCGACCGTCCTGGAGCGGACCGACCAGCTCCGTCCGGGCGCCAACTGGCGGGTCTACGCGGACCCGGCCGGCCATCCGTTCTGCCTCTGCCTCCACTGA
- a CDS encoding cupin domain-containing protein, giving the protein MDSRNNHLPPGVEIVASLPEATAGIPAGAEARTVRVTLAPGDPGAPPHRHPGPLFGYVTEGEILFELEGEAPRVLKAGDAVFEPGGDVIHYQGANNLSDARSQLVVTMFAAPGSPVLTVVGEEELAARRHLRGARP; this is encoded by the coding sequence ATGGACTCCCGGAACAACCACTTGCCCCCGGGCGTCGAGATCGTCGCGAGCCTGCCGGAGGCGACGGCCGGGATTCCGGCCGGTGCCGAGGCCAGGACCGTCCGGGTCACGCTGGCTCCCGGAGACCCGGGCGCGCCGCCGCACCGGCACCCGGGACCGCTCTTCGGCTACGTGACCGAGGGCGAGATCCTCTTCGAGCTGGAGGGGGAGGCGCCCCGGGTGCTCAAGGCCGGTGACGCCGTGTTCGAGCCCGGAGGCGACGTGATTCACTACCAGGGCGCCAACAACCTCTCGGACGCGCGGTCGCAGCTGGTCGTGACCATGTTCGCGGCGCCGGGCAGCCCGGTGCTGACCGTGGTGGGCGAGGAGGAGCTGGCCGCCCGACGGCACCTGCGGGGCGCCCGGCCGTGA
- a CDS encoding LysR family transcriptional regulator yields MDTEAVRSFVRAAELGQLRHAADELGVTQQAVSKRIAALERALDVRLFTRTARGVELTLDGQAFLPHARNLVENVDRAVTAIRRGSRALRIDVLGLRSAQAVVLHDYWRSHPGTALDVVTLKVDDPRLAVAAVQAGDVDASFRSVTDPAALPPEVRMIHAFHSPLELVVGPRHPLASARTVAPARLRGHRIWVPGIAPGSEWADFYDQLITGFGLRVDAAGPNFGNEVLLDILADSDDVATLVGSRDRYVWPTGHDLRRIPIAGPTLAYPLSLLVPRENPHPGLRAVVAHFANLAPLPEDTWLPSWATGPPE; encoded by the coding sequence ATGGATACCGAGGCGGTGCGATCGTTCGTCCGCGCGGCCGAGCTGGGACAGCTGCGGCACGCTGCCGACGAGCTGGGCGTGACGCAGCAGGCCGTGTCGAAACGGATCGCGGCCCTGGAGCGCGCACTGGACGTCCGGCTGTTCACCCGCACCGCCCGAGGGGTCGAGCTGACGCTCGACGGGCAGGCTTTCCTGCCGCACGCCCGGAACCTCGTCGAGAACGTCGACCGCGCCGTCACCGCCATCCGACGCGGCTCGCGGGCGCTGCGGATCGACGTCCTGGGCCTGCGGTCCGCGCAGGCCGTCGTCCTGCACGACTACTGGCGCTCACATCCCGGAACCGCGCTCGACGTGGTGACGCTGAAGGTCGACGACCCGCGTCTGGCGGTGGCCGCCGTACAGGCGGGCGACGTGGACGCCTCCTTCCGCTCGGTCACCGACCCGGCCGCGCTGCCGCCCGAGGTGCGGATGATCCACGCGTTCCACTCCCCGCTGGAACTCGTCGTCGGCCCGAGACACCCGCTCGCCTCCGCACGCACCGTGGCACCGGCCCGGCTGCGCGGGCACCGGATCTGGGTGCCCGGTATCGCGCCGGGCAGCGAATGGGCCGATTTCTACGATCAGCTCATCACCGGGTTCGGCCTCCGTGTGGACGCCGCGGGCCCGAACTTCGGCAACGAGGTGCTCCTCGACATCCTCGCCGACTCCGACGACGTGGCCACCCTCGTGGGCTCGCGCGACCGGTACGTCTGGCCGACCGGCCACGATCTGCGCCGCATCCCGATCGCGGGTCCGACGCTCGCCTACCCGCTCTCGCTCCTGGTCCCCCGGGAGAATCCACACCCGGGACTCCGGGCGGTCGTCGCCCACTTCGCGAACCTGGCCCCGCTGCCCGAGGACACCTGGCTGCCCTCCTGGGCGACGGGCCCGCCGGAGTAG
- a CDS encoding 2-phosphosulfolactate phosphatase, producing MDTRFAGIPEVVETPSVAVVVDVMRAFTVAAWAFAQGAEKIVLAESLDEALALKERDPDRVALKDGPLTPGFDLVNSPGLLRTADLAGRTVVQKTTAGTVGALAVKDASLVLCAGFVVAEATARVLRTRAPEHVTFVVTGEDGRADEDLACAQYIARRATGGGADAAGFLRRAAASRAATELAQGVRRGVHPDDAALCLELDRFPFAMVAAVEDSLMVLRPCAAPRP from the coding sequence ATGGACACTCGTTTCGCTGGCATACCCGAGGTGGTCGAGACTCCGTCGGTGGCGGTCGTCGTCGACGTCATGCGTGCGTTCACCGTGGCCGCCTGGGCCTTCGCCCAAGGGGCGGAAAAGATCGTTCTCGCCGAGTCGCTGGACGAAGCCCTGGCTCTCAAGGAGCGCGACCCGGACCGGGTGGCGCTCAAGGACGGCCCGCTCACCCCCGGTTTCGACCTGGTCAACTCGCCGGGCCTGCTGCGCACCGCCGACCTCGCGGGACGGACCGTCGTGCAGAAGACCACGGCGGGGACCGTCGGCGCCCTCGCGGTCAAGGACGCGTCGCTGGTGCTGTGCGCCGGCTTCGTGGTCGCGGAGGCGACGGCCCGGGTGCTGCGGACACGCGCCCCCGAGCACGTCACGTTCGTGGTCACCGGCGAGGACGGCCGGGCCGACGAGGACCTCGCGTGCGCCCAGTACATCGCGCGCAGGGCCACCGGGGGCGGTGCGGACGCCGCCGGGTTCCTTCGCCGTGCCGCCGCCTCGCGCGCCGCCACCGAGCTGGCACAGGGCGTGCGTCGAGGCGTCCATCCCGACGACGCCGCCCTCTGCCTCGAACTCGACCGGTTTCCCTTCGCCATGGTCGCGGCTGTGGAGGACTCGCTCATGGTCCTGCGTCCGTGCGCCGCGCCGCGGCCGTGA
- a CDS encoding M1 family metallopeptidase, translating into MSPLGTSLPTPWSHRTGRRLFVVLLVLLLAVGAPAGEAGAAAGAAGSAATPDRARYDVDLRSDADGGHWTGRQRVSFRNASARPLRAVYLRLWGNGEDGCGTSAGPGVPGVPSPVVVSGLRGGTADPLTVNCTALRIALPKPLAHGKRASVAFDVSITVPDRNARFGREGAFRFLGNALPVLAVHDAEGWHLDPYVAVGESFYALAGDFRVRLDHPSDMAVPATGRTRTRPGVPGRSVTLSLAERVRDFAWAAGPFRTAAQTTPGGVRVKSFWAPGTAAAGVRLSRAEAVAAVDRFGREFGHYPYGEIDLVMTSGFGGGMEYPGLVLLGTTEEGSAVVHELAHQWWYGIVGNDEYASPWLDESFAQYANFRFYGLETRDCWSDVYWPDDGTELTASMDYWSGHRGEYHVVYTAGPCALADLERTLGADTMARLLKRYAHDHWYGVSTTEDFKRAAQAVTETDLGPFWESHRIR; encoded by the coding sequence ATGTCGCCGCTTGGCACGTCCCTGCCCACCCCGTGGTCGCACCGGACCGGTCGCCGTCTGTTCGTGGTGCTGCTCGTGCTGCTCCTGGCGGTGGGCGCGCCGGCGGGCGAGGCCGGCGCGGCAGCCGGGGCAGCCGGGTCCGCGGCGACACCCGATCGCGCCCGCTACGACGTGGACCTGCGCTCCGACGCCGACGGCGGCCACTGGACGGGGCGGCAGCGGGTGTCCTTCCGGAACGCGTCCGCCCGGCCACTGCGTGCGGTGTACCTGCGCCTGTGGGGCAACGGCGAGGACGGATGCGGCACGTCCGCCGGGCCCGGTGTGCCCGGCGTGCCCTCCCCCGTCGTCGTGTCGGGTCTGCGCGGTGGCACGGCGGACCCGCTCACGGTGAACTGTACGGCTCTGCGCATCGCCCTGCCGAAGCCCCTCGCGCACGGGAAGCGGGCGTCCGTCGCCTTCGACGTCTCCATCACGGTGCCCGACCGCAATGCCCGCTTCGGCCGCGAGGGCGCCTTCCGCTTCCTCGGCAACGCACTGCCGGTGCTCGCCGTGCACGACGCCGAGGGGTGGCACCTCGATCCGTACGTGGCCGTCGGCGAGAGCTTCTACGCCCTCGCCGGTGACTTCCGGGTCCGCCTCGACCACCCGTCGGACATGGCGGTGCCCGCGACGGGCCGCACCAGGACCCGCCCGGGAGTCCCGGGGCGTTCGGTGACCCTCAGCCTCGCGGAGCGCGTGCGGGACTTCGCGTGGGCCGCGGGGCCCTTCCGCACGGCGGCCCAGACCACGCCCGGGGGTGTGCGTGTGAAGTCCTTCTGGGCGCCCGGCACCGCCGCCGCGGGCGTCCGCCTCAGCCGCGCCGAGGCCGTCGCGGCCGTCGACCGGTTCGGCCGCGAGTTCGGCCACTACCCCTACGGCGAGATCGATCTCGTGATGACCAGCGGGTTCGGCGGCGGTATGGAGTATCCCGGCCTCGTCCTCCTCGGCACCACCGAGGAGGGCAGCGCCGTCGTCCACGAGCTGGCGCACCAGTGGTGGTACGGCATCGTCGGCAACGACGAGTACGCCTCGCCGTGGCTGGACGAGAGCTTCGCCCAGTACGCCAACTTCCGCTTCTACGGCCTGGAGACCCGCGACTGCTGGTCGGACGTCTACTGGCCCGACGACGGCACCGAACTGACCGCCTCCATGGACTACTGGTCCGGGCACCGCGGCGAGTACCACGTCGTCTACACGGCCGGGCCCTGCGCGCTGGCCGACCTGGAACGCACCCTCGGCGCCGACACCATGGCGCGGCTCCTCAAGCGCTACGCCCACGACCACTGGTACGGCGTCTCGACCACCGAGGACTTCAAGCGCGCCGCACAGGCCGTGACGGAGACGGACCTCGGCCCCTTCTGGGAGAGCCACCGCATCCGGTGA
- a CDS encoding serine hydrolase domain-containing protein, producing MSDSLDPEVLDAAVKNVHRAGMPGLFAEVRDGDQVWRGAAGAADAATGRPVTAGMRHRVGSITKTFTAAAVLQQVERGRIGLDAPIGRYLPGLLPDGRGEAVTVRMLLNHTSGLAEYLPHAYSSLKAFPALADTGPQSLDEHRFTRFDPDELIALGVAAPAAGPPGGTPGRYSNTNYLILGKLLEKVTGTSAERCITRNVIERAGLRDTELPTGPYLGEPHSRLYESWFGMIDPPRDYSVYDMSWVGPSASLTSTVSDLNRFFGMLLAGEIVGPSSLAEMRRTVPVVSQEGRTIPYGLGLHPLEAPGQVTFWGHGGTAWGAGTLAVISADGRRRMAVAVNLQRWNALDSSGRPQPHPLDDALAAFHRVAMYG from the coding sequence GTGAGTGACTCACTGGATCCCGAGGTACTGGACGCAGCCGTCAAGAACGTCCACCGTGCCGGGATGCCGGGCCTGTTCGCCGAGGTGCGGGACGGCGACCAGGTCTGGCGGGGCGCCGCCGGGGCAGCCGATGCCGCCACCGGCCGCCCGGTCACCGCCGGCATGCGCCACCGGGTCGGCAGCATCACGAAGACCTTCACCGCCGCCGCGGTCCTTCAGCAGGTCGAGCGGGGGCGGATCGGTCTCGACGCACCGATCGGCCGGTACCTTCCCGGGCTCCTTCCCGACGGACGCGGCGAGGCCGTCACGGTCCGCATGCTGCTGAACCACACCAGCGGTCTCGCCGAGTACCTGCCCCACGCCTACTCGTCCCTCAAGGCGTTCCCCGCCCTCGCGGACACCGGACCGCAGAGCCTGGACGAGCACCGGTTCACCCGGTTCGACCCCGACGAACTCATCGCACTCGGCGTCGCCGCACCCGCCGCCGGCCCCCCGGGCGGCACTCCGGGCCGGTACTCCAACACCAACTACCTGATCCTGGGCAAGCTCCTGGAAAAGGTGACCGGCACCAGCGCCGAGCGGTGCATCACCCGGAACGTCATCGAGCGCGCCGGGCTCCGGGACACCGAGCTGCCCACCGGTCCGTACCTGGGCGAGCCGCACTCGCGCCTCTACGAGTCCTGGTTCGGCATGATCGACCCGCCGCGCGACTACAGCGTCTACGACATGTCGTGGGTGGGGCCGTCGGCGTCACTGACATCGACCGTCTCGGACCTCAACCGCTTCTTCGGGATGCTGCTGGCCGGCGAGATCGTCGGCCCGTCCTCGCTGGCGGAGATGCGGCGTACCGTGCCGGTCGTCTCCCAGGAGGGGCGGACGATCCCGTACGGCCTCGGCCTGCACCCGCTGGAAGCGCCCGGCCAGGTCACCTTCTGGGGGCACGGCGGCACCGCCTGGGGTGCCGGGACCCTGGCCGTGATCAGCGCCGACGGCAGGCGTCGCATGGCCGTCGCGGTGAACCTCCAGAGGTGGAACGCCCTCGACTCCTCGGGCAGGCCGCAGCCCCACCCCCTCGACGACGCGCTCGCCGCCTTCCACCGCGTGGCGATGTACGGCTGA
- a CDS encoding cupin domain-containing protein has product MSYPYPEQKYWGEDGEVSAVFRPATTPPNLGESGSGKNATHYLATTGTTRGEFGLYRVEMAPRAGGPKTHFHKRISESFYILDGTVRVFDGVRWVDARKGDFLHVPQGGLHAFRNDSDAPADMLLLFTPGAPREEYFEQVSQLAHSSEEERAAFFDKHDSYFVE; this is encoded by the coding sequence ATGTCCTACCCGTATCCGGAACAGAAGTACTGGGGTGAGGACGGTGAGGTCAGTGCCGTCTTCCGGCCGGCGACCACACCGCCGAACCTCGGGGAGAGCGGCAGCGGCAAGAACGCCACCCACTACCTGGCGACCACCGGGACCACCCGGGGCGAGTTCGGGCTGTACCGGGTGGAGATGGCTCCCCGGGCCGGCGGGCCCAAGACCCACTTCCACAAGCGGATCTCGGAGTCGTTCTACATCCTGGACGGCACGGTGCGCGTCTTCGACGGCGTGCGGTGGGTCGACGCGCGCAAGGGCGACTTCCTGCACGTGCCGCAGGGCGGCCTGCACGCCTTCCGCAACGACTCCGACGCCCCGGCGGACATGCTCCTGCTGTTCACTCCCGGTGCGCCGCGCGAGGAGTACTTCGAGCAGGTGTCGCAGTTGGCGCACTCCTCGGAGGAGGAACGTGCCGCGTTCTTCGACAAGCACGACTCGTACTTCGTCGAATAG
- a CDS encoding alpha/beta fold hydrolase, with amino-acid sequence MDIVLIGGLWLNGSVWGRVASTLESLGHRPVPLTLPGQGDGAAAATLDDQVDAVLAAVDAAPGRPMVVGHSAACALAWLAADRRPERLAKVALIGGIPTPDGQPYADFFEVRDGAMPFPGWEPFQGPDAADLDAAARRELAAAAIPVPEAVARGVVRLSDERRYDVPVVVVCPEFTPAQARQWISAGDVPELARAKHVDFADIDSGHWPMITKPAELARILAAAAAAD; translated from the coding sequence ATGGACATCGTGCTCATCGGCGGCCTGTGGCTGAACGGATCCGTGTGGGGGCGCGTCGCGTCCACGCTGGAGTCGCTCGGCCACCGTCCGGTGCCGCTCACGCTCCCGGGACAGGGAGACGGCGCGGCGGCCGCCACGCTCGACGATCAGGTGGACGCGGTGCTGGCCGCGGTGGACGCGGCGCCCGGCAGGCCCATGGTGGTGGGGCATTCCGCGGCCTGTGCACTGGCCTGGCTGGCGGCCGACCGGCGTCCGGAGCGGCTGGCCAAGGTCGCGCTCATCGGCGGCATCCCGACCCCCGACGGTCAGCCGTATGCGGACTTCTTCGAGGTCAGGGACGGCGCGATGCCCTTTCCGGGCTGGGAGCCCTTCCAGGGGCCCGATGCCGCCGACCTCGACGCGGCGGCGCGGCGTGAGCTGGCGGCGGCCGCGATCCCGGTGCCCGAGGCCGTGGCCCGGGGCGTGGTGCGGCTGTCCGACGAGCGCCGGTACGACGTGCCGGTCGTGGTCGTGTGCCCGGAGTTCACGCCCGCGCAGGCGCGGCAGTGGATCAGCGCGGGAGACGTACCCGAACTCGCCCGGGCCAAGCACGTCGACTTCGCGGACATCGACTCGGGCCACTGGCCCATGATCACCAAGCCTGCCGAGCTGGCCCGGATCCTGGCCGCGGCGGCCGCGGCGGACTGA
- a CDS encoding WYL domain-containing protein yields MPHDPGPTARALRALEILRTRPTTTADELAVRLGVTERAARRYVGILKEAGIPVESARGPHGGYRLGRGTRLPPVHFTQAEALGLVMAALGGRPAVAGADDLVGTALGKVVKALPESVGRQAALLREYAAAAPDPYAAHPDPAVTSALVDVVAHRRRVLLAYRSEAGNAWEEEADPWSLVVRHGRWYLLCHSHRADAVRTYRVDRIGEVRSTGHGFHAPVDFDPVAVLEENLGTGWQFDTRVVFDAPPAEVAPWIRPPMGRLEPLGDGCVLVGSTRNPDMYAQEWLARVPLAFRIEGGAELRAAAAALAQRFTAAVTDQRPGSGAPTG; encoded by the coding sequence GTGCCCCACGACCCCGGTCCCACCGCGCGAGCGCTGCGCGCCCTGGAGATCCTCCGGACCCGCCCCACCACGACGGCCGACGAACTCGCCGTGCGGCTGGGTGTGACGGAGCGGGCGGCGCGCCGGTACGTCGGGATCCTCAAAGAGGCGGGCATCCCCGTGGAGTCGGCCCGGGGACCGCACGGCGGATACCGGCTGGGACGCGGGACGAGACTGCCGCCCGTGCACTTCACCCAGGCCGAGGCACTCGGCCTCGTCATGGCGGCACTCGGCGGGCGACCTGCCGTGGCCGGCGCCGACGACCTCGTCGGTACCGCCCTGGGCAAGGTCGTCAAGGCGCTGCCGGAGAGCGTCGGCCGGCAGGCGGCACTGCTGCGGGAGTACGCGGCCGCCGCCCCCGACCCGTACGCGGCCCACCCGGATCCGGCCGTCACCAGCGCCCTCGTCGACGTCGTCGCGCACCGGCGCCGCGTGCTGCTCGCCTACCGCAGCGAGGCCGGCAACGCATGGGAGGAGGAGGCGGACCCCTGGTCCCTCGTCGTCCGTCACGGGCGCTGGTACCTGCTGTGCCACTCCCACCGCGCGGACGCCGTCCGCACCTACCGCGTCGACCGGATCGGTGAGGTCCGGAGCACCGGCCACGGATTCCACGCACCGGTGGACTTCGACCCGGTGGCGGTGCTGGAGGAGAACCTGGGCACCGGATGGCAGTTCGACACCCGCGTGGTCTTCGACGCCCCGCCGGCCGAGGTCGCCCCCTGGATCCGCCCGCCCATGGGACGGCTCGAACCCCTGGGAGACGGCTGCGTCCTGGTCGGCAGCACCCGCAACCCGGACATGTACGCGCAGGAATGGCTCGCGAGGGTGCCGCTCGCCTTCCGCATCGAGGGCGGAGCGGAACTGCGAGCCGCTGCCGCCGCCCTCGCGCAGCGTTTCACCGCAGCGGTGACGGACCAACGGCCCGGCTCCGGGGCGCCAACGGGATGA